CCTCCAGCTCGTCGAGCAGGGCGATGTCGTGCACGGAACGGCCGTCGCGGCGCAGCGAGCGGGCCACCCGGCGGATCTCGCCCGGGTTGAGGATCCGCCGGGCCCAGCGGCCGAGGCGGCGCTCGTCGGACATCGCCGTGAGGACGCCCACCGGGGTCAGCTCGGGCCACCAGGCGTCCAGGAACGCGATGAAGCTGTCCTCGCCCGTGACGTCCTCGTCGAAGGAGGAGCGCAGCTCGGCGGCGAGTTCCGGGTCGGTGTGCCGGGAGCCGCCGCCCGACTGCTCCCAGAGGGCGTCCAGGAGCAGCTTGCGGGCGCGCGGGCGCAGCAGGTTGACGGGGGCGGTGCCGCTGAGGGCGCTCTGGCGGACCCGGTCGAGTTCGGCGGCCTCCAGCTCCAGCCTGCGGCCGAAGGCGACGACCCTGAGCCTGGCCGGGGCGTCGCCCCGCTCCAGGGCGCCGCGGGCCGCCTTGCGCAGCACCTTGAGCATCCGGGAGGAGCCCTTGGCGCGGGCCGTGGCCGGGGTGTCGTAGAGGGTGGCCGTGACGCCGTCGACGAGGGAGCCGATGGCGCGGATCGCGACCTGGCCCTCCTCGCCGAGGGAGGGCAGCACGCCCTCGGTGTACGCCACCAGGAGCGGCGTCGGGGAGACGATGAGGATGCCGCCCGCGTACCGGCGCCTGTCCTGGTAGAGCAGGTAGGCGGCGCGGTGCAGGGCGACGGCGGTTTTGCCGGTTCCCGGGCCGCCCTCGACGTAGGTGACGGAGCCCGCGGGGGCGCGGATGACGAGGTCCTGCTCGGCCTGGATGGAGGCGACGATGTCGCGCATGGTGTGGCCGCGGGCCTGGCCGAGCGCGGCCATCAGGGCGCCGTCGCCGATGACGGGCAGTTCGGCGCCGTCGAGGAACGCCTTCAGCTGCGGGCGCATCAGGTCGTCCTCGACGCCCAGGACCCGGCGGCCCTTGGAGCGGATGACCCGGCGCCGCACCACCCGGCCGGGGTCGACCGGGGTGGAGCGGTAGAAGGGCGCGGCGGCCGGCGCCCGCCAGTCGATGACCAGCGGCGCGTACTCGGAGTCGAGGACCCCGATGCGGCCGATGTGCAGGGTCTCGGCGATGTCGGCGGTCTGGTCGTCGCGGACGGCCCCGTCGGCGGGTTCGACGGCGGTGTAGGCGCCGTCGGGGCCCTTCTTGCCGTCCTTGCCGAGCAGCAGGTCGATCCGTCCGAAGAGGAAGTCCTCGAACTCGTTGTTGAGCCGGTTGAGATGGATGCCGGCCCGGAACACCTGGGCGTCCCGTTCGGCCAGCGCCCCGGGGGTGCCGACCTGGCCGCGCTGGGCCGCGTCGTTCATCAGGAACTCGGCCTCGTGGATCTTCTCCTCGAGGCGCCGGTACACCCGGTCGAGGTGTTCCTGTTCGACGCCGATCTCCTGGTCACGGACCGAGTCCCGGACCGAGCCCTGGACGGGGTCCTGGACGGGGTCCTTGACCGGTCCGACCATGGACGACTGAGCCTGAGCGGCCACCGGGCCCCCTTCTGACGTGCTGGGCAGCCGTCAACCGTACGCGAAGGGGGCCCCGGAAGCGAGATGCGCGTGCCGACGGCGCTACGCGTCGACCTGCACCAGCTTCTTCCCGGTGAACGTCATGACCTCGAAGTGGTCGATCTCGCTCGGGGTGAAGGCGGCGCCGCCCTGGACGTAGAGCGGGTTGCGGGCCTCGGCGCGGGTGGCGTTCTTGATGCCGTAGCCCCAGTTCGGCACGGACCAGGTGGAGACGGTCTCGCGCTCGCCGTTCTTGCCGACGGCGATCAAGGAGCACTTGAGCGGGCCCTTGACGTTGCCGAGCTGGAGGACCGCGTGGGTGCCCCAGGCCTTCTCCTCGGTGGCGACGGTCGCGGTGACGTGGGTCGTCGCGTCCGTGGCCGAGTTCTTGTCCGTCATGGTGCTGAACAGCGTCTGCGCGGGCGGCGCGGTGGCCTCGTTCGCGCGGGAGCCGTCGGAGCCGCCGGTCGCCGCGTAGACGGCGAGCGGGCCGCCGACGATCAGGACAATGGACGCGGCGAGCCCGAAGAGGCTGCGGCGGCTTCTGACCTTGCGCCGTTCGTCGACCTCCACCACGAGCTTCTCGGCCAGCCGGGGGCTCGGCCTCGCGGACAGCGACTCGCCGATCGCCGGGGTCCCGGCACCGGGCAGGTCCGCGAGCGCGGCCAGCATCGGTTCCATCCCGGCCAGTTCGTCGAGCTGCTGCGCGCACCACTCGCAGCCGGCGAGGTGCGCCTCGAAGGCGGTGGCCTCCGCGTCGTCGAGAATCCCGAGCGCGTAGGCGCCGACGGTCTCGTGTTCGTTCGGGCCCGGGGATTCCTGCATGGCACCTGACATACCCGTACCACCCGTGCCGAATCCCGCGCTTCCCCCGTACCCGCTCATCACGCCGTCACCCCCCGCTCCTCCAGTGCGAGCTTCATCGACCGCAGGGCATAGAAGACCCGTGACCGCACCGTGCCGCTGGGTATCCCCAGGGTCTCGGCGGCCTCGTTGACGGTACGCCCCTTGAAGTACGTCTCGACGAGCACCTCCCGGTGGGCCGGGGTCAGGTCGTCGAGCGCGTCCGACAGCGTCATCAGCCACAGCGCCTTGTCGATCTCGTCCTCCGCGGGGATGACCTCCAGCGGCGACGGATCGACCTCCTGCGGCCGGGCCTGCCGGCTGCGGTGACCGTCGATGACGATGCGGCGCGCGACCGTCACCAGCCAGGGGCGTACCGATCCGGTCGCTCGATTGAGCTGGCCGGCGTTCTTCCAGGCACGGATGAGCGTTTCCTGCACGACGTCCTCTGCTCGCTGCCGGTCTCCGGCGACCAGCCGAAGGACATACGCGAGGAGAGGTCCGGCGTGCTCCCGGTACAGGGCACGCATCAGCTCCTCATCTGGCTCCGAGGGCTGGGACATGCGATGTCGGGCCCTCGATCCACGTTCATTGGCCACGACGGAATCCTTGCGCACGCCCACCTCCGATGTCCGGGGGTTCCCCCAGTCGGTCGCTCGCCGAGAGGTACGCGGGTGACGCGCGTCATGTTCAACGCGGGACGACAGTTTCCTTCGGGGTGTCATGACGAGGGGGACATGAGCGCACATTCCCACCGCGCTTTCTTTACATTTCCACCACACCGAAGAGAACGCGGGGGATGCCCGGGAGACGGCGAGGACAAACGGAGTGTTGCCGAAATCACTTCGCCAACTCCGGGCGCCCCAGGGCACTTAAGCCGTCAACCGGACATCTACGCGCGAGTGAGCGCCGCCCTGCGTCGGTGCCTGGCCACCCTTTCGCGGTTTCCGCAGACCTCGCTCGAACACCAGCGCCTTCTGCGCCCCCGGGACGAATCCACATAAACGATCGGGCAGTTGTCCCCCGCGCATTGGCGGAGCCCGGCCCGCGCGACCGGATCGGTGAGCAGCTCGACGGCGTCCCGCGCGATGGCGCCGAGCAGCGCGGCGCACTCCGGCGGCGCCGCCAACTCCCGTACCAGCGCGCCGTCCTCGGCCAGCACGGCGCGGGGCGCGGGCGGCGCGGCACGGGCGGCCTCGTTGACCCGGGCGAGGGCGCCCTCGCAGCCGGACCGGGGTTCGGCGCCCAGCCCGCGGCGCACCAACTGGCCGACCCGCTCGCGCAGTTCACGGAAGGCGGGCGGCCAGGAGGAGTCGACGTGGGCCAGCGAGGTGCCCGGCGGGACCAGGCCGGCGCCCGCGATCCAGGCCCGCAGCACCGGGACCGAGTCGAACCGTTCCTCCGGGTGGTCGGTCGCCAGGAGGTCGAGACAGACCCGCCCGGCGTCGAACCGCAGCTCGTGGGAGGCCGTGGCCGTTCCCAGTGCCATGTGCCCTTCACCGCCTAGGAGTTGCCCCGTGTCCCGTCCTCGCGTCCCCCTTACAGTGCCTTCCCTCCCCCGCGCCCGGAACCCCTCGTACCGGCGTGGTCCGCGCCACGGTGTCCGCGGTGGCCCGCCGGGACGCTCGCCGCGCTCAGCCGCCAGCGGGCGCCGGTTCGGGCGCCGGGTCGAGCGCCAGCCGGTACCCGCGCTTCACCACCGTCCGGATCAGCTCAGGGGCGCCGAGCGCCGTCCGCAGCCGGGCCACCGCGCTCTCCACGGCGTGCTCGTCGCGCCCCGATCCCGGTAGCGCGCGCAGCAGTTCGGACCGCGCCACCACCCAGCCGGGCCGCCTGGCCAGGGCCCGCAGCAGGGACATCCCGGCCGGTGGCACGGGTCTGAGGTCGTCGTCGACGAGCACCGCGTGCCCCCGGATCTGCACCCGGCGACCGGCGACCGGCAACACCGGCTTACGGGCCGGGAGTTGCGCGCCGAGCACCTGGACCAGCGGGCCGAGCCTGAACCGTTCGGGTTCGACGGTGTCGACGCCCCTGGCCCGCAACGGCCCAGCGGTGACCGGCCCGACGCAGACCGGCAGGACGTCCTCGCGCAGGGCGCCGAGGAGTTCGGGCAGCAGTCCGCGCCGCTCCGCCCGCTCCAGCAGGGACACGGCGGCGGGCGCGCTGGTGAAGGTGAGCGCGTCGAGGCCGCGGGAGACGGTGGCGTCGAGGAGCCGGTCGAGCGGCCCGATGTCCGCGGGCGGCAGCCACCGGTACACCGGCACCCCGACCGCCTCGGCCCCGCCGGCCCGCAGCGCCGCCATCAGGTCGGGCAGCGGCTCCCCGTGCAGCTGGACGGCGATCCGGCGGCCCTCGACGCCCTCCGCGAGCAGCCGGTCGAGCACCTCGGCCAGGGACTCGCCCGGCGGCGACCACGCCTCGGTCAGCCCGGCGGCCCGGATCGCGCCCTTCACCTTGGGCCCGCGGGCCAGCACCTCGGCGCCGCGCAGCCGGTCGAGGAGCGGCTCGCCGAGTCCCCACCCGTCGGCGGCCCCGAGCCACCCCCTGAAGCCGATCGCGGTGGTGGCGACGACGGTGTCGGGGGGCCGCTCGACGAGGTCCTCGGTGGCGGCGCGCAGGTCGCTGTCGTCGGCGAGCGGCACGATGCGCAGGGCGGGCGCGTGCAGAACGGCGGCCCCCCGGCGCCCCAGCAGGGCGGCCAGCTCATCGGCCCGACGCGCGGCGGTGACCCCGACGGTGAAGCCGGCGAGGGGGGCGGGGGGTGCGGCGGGGGCGTGGGGGTCTTGGGGTTTGTGAGGGCCCTGGTGTCCCTGTGGACCCTGAGGTTCGTCGGGGCTGTGTGGGTCTTGAGGTTCGTGGGGGCCCTGGGGCTGCTGTCCTTCGTCCATCACTCTCGTTCCGCGCGGTGGGGGGCACGGTCCTGCGCCTGTGTGCCGCTGGAGCCTGCCAACGGCGCGTGACGGGCTCGGTTCGGCCCGATGTCGCCGGTGTTACGTCACACCGGCGCGCGACCCGGCCACCGCCGTACGCGGACGGTCTGCGCGGTACGCACCGGGGCGCCGCTCACCGAAGGTATACGGCCCGCGGCGAGGGGGCGGGCGCGGGCAGCGGCCTCGACACATGGCCGCGGAAACCGCCCGTTGCCGCGTCAGCCGCCCGTGGCCGCGGAAACCGCACAGCGGTCGGGCCCCGGATCGGTGGTCGATCCGGGGCCCGGGAGTCAGCTTCTGCGGCGTCCCGCGCCGCGTCTGACGCCGTTGGGCCACAGCCGTGGTGAGCGCTTCGCCGCGAGGTCCTCGATCCAGCCGAGGGCCAGCACGGTCAGCCCGATCAGCGGCCAGACCAGCACGAACATCCAGAGGTTGTAGGTGAGGTCGAGGGCCGCCGAGGCGCGGGCGTTCTCCATGAACGGCAGGTCGTAGGCGAGGTCGATGATCGGGACCGTGGCCATGATGAGGAAGTTGTGCCACAGGTAGATCGTGACCGCGCGGTTGTTGGAGAGGGTGACCAGCTTGTCCCAGCGGGCCAGCTTGCCGGGCAGTTCCTGCCAGGACGGCGAGTACTGGAGCAGGATCACCACGAAACCGAAGGACCAGGCGGCCTGGGCGAGCGGGATGTCATTGAGGTCCCAGCCGTCGGGGCCGAGGTGGCCGGAGGCCCACCACAGGCCGAACGCCATCAGCAACGCCGAGAGGGAGACGGCGAGATAGCGCGGGATCTTCTTCAACAGGCCGTCGTTGTGGGCGAATCCGAGGACCCAGCAGCCGCCGTAGACCGCGAAGTCGGTGACCGCGTTGCCGGTCTCGCCGGGGATGGTGACGAGTCCGGTGCCGACGACCGCCGTCAGCGCGAGCGGCGCGAGGACGGTCGCCCACGGCACCCGGCGGAACGCCCACAGCAGCAGCGGCGAGGCCACCACGAACCACAGGTAGGCCCGCAGGTACCAGAGCGGCCCCGCCGCCTGGACGGCCCAGGTGTCCTCCAGGAGGCCGGACTTGGAGCCGATGTGCCACGGGTAGGGCGGGGCGCCGACCGGGACGAGGTAGTTGAGGAGTTCGACGATGCTCCAGGTGCCGCCGCCGAGGTCGGGGTCCTTGGTGGGGTTCCAGCCGCCCGCGAACATCATCGCGAGCGCCACCACGCCGAAGGCCCACATCGGCGGCAGCAGACGGCGCACCCGGCCCCGGATCACACCGAGGGCGGGCCGCTTCAGCGAGCGCGCCATCAGCGAACCGGCGAGCGCGAACATCACGCCCATGGACGGGAAGAGGACCGTCAGCCAGGCCCAGCCGAACAGGTGGTAGACGACCACGCGGACCAGGGCGATGGAGCGCAGCAGGTCGAGATAGCGGTCCCGGCCCGGCTTCTTCGGGGCGGGCGCGGGCGGCTGCGCGTCGTCGGGCCGGGCACCGGTCCCGGGCCCGGCGGCGTCCAGGGGCCCGGTCGCGGACTCCGGGTCGGTGGGGCGCTGCCGCGGTATCTCGTACGACGGCTGTCCCGTCGTGTATCCGTGGGTCATGCCACGGGCCTCCGATCACTGCTGCTGGTGTGGGTCCGCTGGCGCGGCACCGGGCCGCCGGGCGCCTCGACCGCGCCGGTGCGGCGCAGCTTCTGCCAGCGCAGCCGGCCGCCGGTGAGCGCCGTGATCCAGGACTGGAGCAGCACGACGTACATGAGCTGGCGGTAGAGGATCTGCTGAAGGGGCAGCGAGATCAGGTGGGTCATGCGTTCCCGGTCGAGGCGGAACGCGTAGGCGGCGCAGACGAATTGGAGGGCGAGGACGCCGAGCCAGGCGATGATCGTCTTCTCGGTCTGGCCGAAGACGACGCCGTAGAGCAGGAAGACGTCGATGAGCGGCGCGAGCAGCGGGGCGACGACCATGAAGAGGGAGACCAGGGGCAGACCGATCCGGCCGAAGCGGCCCGAGGGGCCCTTGTCCAGGACAGCGCCGCGGTGCTTCCAGATGGCCTGCATGGTGCCGTAGGACCAGCGGTAGCGCTGGGACCACAGCTGCTGCACGGACTCAGGTGCCTCGGTCCAGGCGCGCGCCTGCTCGGCGTAGACGACGCGCCAGCCGTCGCGGTGCATGGCCATGGTGATGTCGGTGTCCTCGGCGAGGGTGTCCTCGCTCATGCCGCCGACCCGTTCGAGCGCCGTCCTGCGGAACGCGCCGACGGCGCCCGGGATGGTGGGCATGCAGCGCAGCATGTCGTACATGCGCCGGTCGAGGTTGAAGCCCATCACGTACTCGATGTGCTGCCAGGCGCCGATCATCGAGTCGCGGTTGCCGACCTTGGCGTTGCCCGCGACGGCGCCGACCCGCGGGTCGCCGAAGGGCTGGACGAGTTCACGGACGGTGGCCGGTTCGAAGACGGTGTCGCCGTCCATCATGACGATGATGTCGTGCCGGGCGTTGGCGAGGCCGCGGTTGAGGGCGGCGGGCTTGCCCGCGTTGAGCTGCCGGATCACCCGGACGTTGGGCAGGCCCATGGCCTCGACGATCCGCGCGGTGCCGTCGCTCGATCCGTCGTCGATGACGATGACCTCGACGGGGTGCTCGCTGGCCATCAGTGAACGGACCGTGTTCTCGATGCACTTGGCCTCGTTGTACGCGGGCACCAGGACGCTCACCGGTTCGGTGACGGCGGGTCCCCAGCGGAAGCCCTTCCTGCGGACCCGGCGGGCGTGCGCGGCGGAGAGCACCAGCATCAGCACGAACCGGCCGATGACCAGGGTGCCGACGACGGCGAGCAGCACGACGAGGACGCCGGTGATGCTGTCGGAGGCGGAGACCAGGAAGATCCACGCCTTGCCCTCCCAGAGGGAGGCGCCGGTGACCTTGGAGTGGGCGCTGGGCGCGTCCAGGGCCTCGGTGAGGTTGCCGAAGGTGTAGCCCTGCTTCTGGAGCGTGGGCAGGAAGGTGTCAAGGGCCTGCACGGTCTGGTGGCGGTCGCCGCCGGAGTCGTGCATGAGGACGATGGCGCCCTTGCCGTGGTGCGGGGTGGCGCGGCGGATGATCTCGGCGACGCCCGGCTTCTTCCAGTCCTCGCTGTCGGTGTTGTTGACGACCGTGATGTAGCCGCGCGAGCCGATGTACTGGGTGACCGGCCAGGACTTGTCGTCCATGGCGTCGGCGAAGGAGGAGTAGGGGGGCCGGAACAGGGAGGTGCGGATGCCGGCCGCGCCGGTGAGGGCGAGCTGGTTGGTGGACAGCTCCCAGTCGATGCGCTTCTTCGACTGGTAGGAGAGGTCGGGGTGGTTGAAGGTGTGCAGGCCGATCTCGTGGCCCTCGTCGACCATCCGTCTGACCAGTTCGGGGTAGCGGGAGGCCATGGTGCCGGTGACGAAGAAGACGGCGTG
The sequence above is a segment of the Streptomyces griseoviridis genome. Coding sequences within it:
- a CDS encoding HelD family protein; protein product: MVGPVKDPVQDPVQGSVRDSVRDQEIGVEQEHLDRVYRRLEEKIHEAEFLMNDAAQRGQVGTPGALAERDAQVFRAGIHLNRLNNEFEDFLFGRIDLLLGKDGKKGPDGAYTAVEPADGAVRDDQTADIAETLHIGRIGVLDSEYAPLVIDWRAPAAAPFYRSTPVDPGRVVRRRVIRSKGRRVLGVEDDLMRPQLKAFLDGAELPVIGDGALMAALGQARGHTMRDIVASIQAEQDLVIRAPAGSVTYVEGGPGTGKTAVALHRAAYLLYQDRRRYAGGILIVSPTPLLVAYTEGVLPSLGEEGQVAIRAIGSLVDGVTATLYDTPATARAKGSSRMLKVLRKAARGALERGDAPARLRVVAFGRRLELEAAELDRVRQSALSGTAPVNLLRPRARKLLLDALWEQSGGGSRHTDPELAAELRSSFDEDVTGEDSFIAFLDAWWPELTPVGVLTAMSDERRLGRWARRILNPGEIRRVARSLRRDGRSVHDIALLDELEAILGVPARPRRRRDLDPLDQLTGLDELMPVREESQRERAERLAQERTEYAHVIVDEAQDVTPMQWRMIGRRGRHATWTVVGDPAQSSWSDVDEAAEARDEALGSRPRRRFQLTVNYRNPSEIAELAARVLALAMPGAASPRAVRSTGVRPRFTGLGDTTLAETVRAEAARLLGQVDGTVGVVVAMNRREEAARWVAGLGDRVVALGSLEAKGLEYDATVVVSPAEIADESPAGLRVLYVALTRATQQLTIVSGERDDPDADGVPDLLRD
- a CDS encoding anti-sigma factor family protein — its product is MQESPGPNEHETVGAYALGILDDAEATAFEAHLAGCEWCAQQLDELAGMEPMLAALADLPGAGTPAIGESLSARPSPRLAEKLVVEVDERRKVRSRRSLFGLAASIVLIVGGPLAVYAATGGSDGSRANEATAPPAQTLFSTMTDKNSATDATTHVTATVATEEKAWGTHAVLQLGNVKGPLKCSLIAVGKNGERETVSTWSVPNWGYGIKNATRAEARNPLYVQGGAAFTPSEIDHFEVMTFTGKKLVQVDA
- a CDS encoding sigma-70 family RNA polymerase sigma factor, coding for MSQPSEPDEELMRALYREHAGPLLAYVLRLVAGDRQRAEDVVQETLIRAWKNAGQLNRATGSVRPWLVTVARRIVIDGHRSRQARPQEVDPSPLEVIPAEDEIDKALWLMTLSDALDDLTPAHREVLVETYFKGRTVNEAAETLGIPSGTVRSRVFYALRSMKLALEERGVTA
- a CDS encoding CGNR zinc finger domain-containing protein; protein product: MALGTATASHELRFDAGRVCLDLLATDHPEERFDSVPVLRAWIAGAGLVPPGTSLAHVDSSWPPAFRELRERVGQLVRRGLGAEPRSGCEGALARVNEAARAAPPAPRAVLAEDGALVRELAAPPECAALLGAIARDAVELLTDPVARAGLRQCAGDNCPIVYVDSSRGRRRRWCSSEVCGNRERVARHRRRAALTRA
- a CDS encoding uroporphyrinogen-III synthase; its protein translation is MDEGQQPQGPHEPQDPHSPDEPQGPQGHQGPHKPQDPHAPAAPPAPLAGFTVGVTAARRADELAALLGRRGAAVLHAPALRIVPLADDSDLRAATEDLVERPPDTVVATTAIGFRGWLGAADGWGLGEPLLDRLRGAEVLARGPKVKGAIRAAGLTEAWSPPGESLAEVLDRLLAEGVEGRRIAVQLHGEPLPDLMAALRAGGAEAVGVPVYRWLPPADIGPLDRLLDATVSRGLDALTFTSAPAAVSLLERAERRGLLPELLGALREDVLPVCVGPVTAGPLRARGVDTVEPERFRLGPLVQVLGAQLPARKPVLPVAGRRVQIRGHAVLVDDDLRPVPPAGMSLLRALARRPGWVVARSELLRALPGSGRDEHAVESAVARLRTALGAPELIRTVVKRGYRLALDPAPEPAPAGG
- a CDS encoding acyltransferase family protein; amino-acid sequence: MTHGYTTGQPSYEIPRQRPTDPESATGPLDAAGPGTGARPDDAQPPAPAPKKPGRDRYLDLLRSIALVRVVVYHLFGWAWLTVLFPSMGVMFALAGSLMARSLKRPALGVIRGRVRRLLPPMWAFGVVALAMMFAGGWNPTKDPDLGGGTWSIVELLNYLVPVGAPPYPWHIGSKSGLLEDTWAVQAAGPLWYLRAYLWFVVASPLLLWAFRRVPWATVLAPLALTAVVGTGLVTIPGETGNAVTDFAVYGGCWVLGFAHNDGLLKKIPRYLAVSLSALLMAFGLWWASGHLGPDGWDLNDIPLAQAAWSFGFVVILLQYSPSWQELPGKLARWDKLVTLSNNRAVTIYLWHNFLIMATVPIIDLAYDLPFMENARASAALDLTYNLWMFVLVWPLIGLTVLALGWIEDLAAKRSPRLWPNGVRRGAGRRRS
- a CDS encoding glycosyltransferase, with amino-acid sequence MASRSRRHKAPQGARDGSRRRVPMRLLLPCLVLVALMAMLMLRGYVHSEILADHRIQPEASTDKVPEKILDGGPVIDTRSGRTASLRIPDHRLVLTFDDGPDPEWTPKVLDVLKEHHAHAVFFVTGTMASRYPELVRRMVDEGHEIGLHTFNHPDLSYQSKKRIDWELSTNQLALTGAAGIRTSLFRPPYSSFADAMDDKSWPVTQYIGSRGYITVVNNTDSEDWKKPGVAEIIRRATPHHGKGAIVLMHDSGGDRHQTVQALDTFLPTLQKQGYTFGNLTEALDAPSAHSKVTGASLWEGKAWIFLVSASDSITGVLVVLLAVVGTLVIGRFVLMLVLSAAHARRVRRKGFRWGPAVTEPVSVLVPAYNEAKCIENTVRSLMASEHPVEVIVIDDGSSDGTARIVEAMGLPNVRVIRQLNAGKPAALNRGLANARHDIIVMMDGDTVFEPATVRELVQPFGDPRVGAVAGNAKVGNRDSMIGAWQHIEYVMGFNLDRRMYDMLRCMPTIPGAVGAFRRTALERVGGMSEDTLAEDTDITMAMHRDGWRVVYAEQARAWTEAPESVQQLWSQRYRWSYGTMQAIWKHRGAVLDKGPSGRFGRIGLPLVSLFMVVAPLLAPLIDVFLLYGVVFGQTEKTIIAWLGVLALQFVCAAYAFRLDRERMTHLISLPLQQILYRQLMYVVLLQSWITALTGGRLRWQKLRRTGAVEAPGGPVPRQRTHTSSSDRRPVA